A region from the Citrobacter telavivensis genome encodes:
- the gcvT gene encoding glycine cleavage system aminomethyltransferase GcvT, whose amino-acid sequence MAQQTPLYEQHTLCGARMVDFHGWMMPLHYGSQLDEHHAVRTHAGMFDVSHMTIVDLRGSRTREFLRYLLANDVAKLTKTGKALYSGMLNASGGVIDDLIVYYFTEDFFRLVVNSATREKDLSWITQHAEPYAIDITVRDDLSLIAVQGPNAQAKAASLFTDEQRKAVEGMKPFFGVQTGDLFIATTGYTGEAGYEIAMPNEKAADFWRALVEAGVKPCGLGARDTLRLEAGMNLYGQEMDEGITPLAANMGWTIAWEPTDRDFIGREALEVQREKGHEQLVGLVMTEKGVLRNELPVRFTDAQGNQLEGVITSGTFSPTLGYSIALARVPAGIGETAIVQIRNREMPVKVTKPVFVRNGKAVA is encoded by the coding sequence ATGGCTCAACAGACTCCTTTGTACGAACAACACACGCTATGCGGTGCTCGCATGGTCGATTTTCACGGCTGGATGATGCCACTGCATTATGGTTCTCAGCTTGATGAGCACCATGCGGTCCGCACTCATGCCGGGATGTTTGATGTGTCGCACATGACCATCGTCGATCTGCGCGGCAGTCGCACCCGGGAGTTTTTGCGTTATCTGCTGGCGAACGACGTGGCAAAGCTAACGAAAACCGGCAAAGCCCTTTATTCCGGTATGCTCAACGCCTCGGGCGGCGTGATAGATGACCTGATTGTCTATTACTTTACCGAAGACTTCTTCCGCCTCGTTGTAAACTCCGCCACCCGCGAAAAAGACCTTTCCTGGATTACCCAACACGCTGAACCTTATGCCATCGACATTACCGTGCGTGATGACCTGTCGCTGATTGCCGTGCAGGGACCAAACGCGCAGGCGAAGGCGGCATCCCTGTTTACTGACGAGCAGCGCAAAGCCGTCGAAGGCATGAAACCGTTCTTCGGCGTGCAAACGGGTGACCTGTTTATCGCCACGACCGGTTACACCGGTGAGGCGGGCTATGAAATTGCAATGCCGAATGAAAAGGCAGCGGATTTCTGGCGTGCGCTGGTGGAAGCGGGCGTGAAGCCATGTGGCCTGGGCGCGCGCGATACGCTGCGCCTGGAAGCGGGTATGAACCTGTATGGTCAGGAGATGGACGAGGGGATCACGCCGCTGGCGGCCAATATGGGCTGGACCATCGCCTGGGAACCGACTGACCGCGACTTTATCGGTCGTGAAGCGCTGGAAGTTCAGCGTGAAAAAGGCCACGAACAACTGGTTGGTCTGGTGATGACCGAGAAAGGCGTTCTGCGTAACGAACTGCCGGTACGCTTCACTGATGCCCAGGGCAATCAACTGGAAGGCGTTATCACCAGTGGTACCTTCTCACCGACGCTGGGCTACAGTATTGCGCTGGCGCGGGTGCCGGCGGGCATTGGCGAAACGGCAATTGTGCAGATTCGCAACCGCGAAATGCCGGTAAAAGTGACTAAACCTGTTTTTGTGCGTAACGGCAAAGCCGTCGCGTGA
- the gcvH gene encoding glycine cleavage system protein GcvH, with translation MSNVPAELKYSKEHEWLRKEADGSYTVGITEHAQELLGDMVFVDLPDVGATVSAGDDCAVAESVKAASDIYAPISGEIVAVNDALSDSPELVNSEPYAGGWIFKIKASDESELDSLLDATAYEALLEDE, from the coding sequence ATGAGCAACGTACCAGCAGAACTGAAATACAGCAAAGAACACGAATGGCTGCGCAAAGAAGCTGACGGCTCTTACACCGTTGGTATCACCGAACACGCTCAGGAACTGTTGGGCGACATGGTTTTTGTTGACCTGCCGGACGTTGGCGCGACCGTTAGCGCGGGCGACGACTGCGCGGTGGCTGAGTCGGTCAAAGCCGCTTCTGACATCTATGCGCCGATCAGCGGTGAGATCGTGGCCGTCAACGACGCGCTGAGCGACTCCCCGGAACTGGTGAACAGCGAGCCGTATGCCGGTGGCTGGATCTTCAAAATCAAAGCCAGCGATGAGAGCGAACTGGACTCGCTGCTGGATGCGACAGCGTACGAAGCTCTGCTCGAAGACGAATAA